One genomic region from Dehalococcoidia bacterium encodes:
- a CDS encoding NYN domain-containing protein, producing the protein MAVLPAASVDAADAAALAAPAEAPTPRTRSRRRQPAASPAAEPGIEPRAPQPDAGPFAAPPAPDDDWAAAPATDEELAAIARAASGPTNLDAPVWPEDEDELITWSPADAQVADDAFVEAEPEASEGDAAEAIPARRRRRRGGRGRRGRGGQGVTAGGAEPNEPAVMETAVVAESPTESPPAARPARAPRTRQPSLPAYPVEFEPLPPPTKRKPARRPGDVAEPRFSRAEIAEFEQFVRGAPTETNGAAGATDSEIAATPLTPAEQEALRSATKAPPRRTRGTRGRASQSAESAATSGLQETPAFASLPAAPEIATGASGLETLLARQNLLLYTLMERQVALLRNIERSLIALDRRLATGAASATHERAGVFVDVPNVIYAAERFGCQIDFTRLLDFLVHDRGRELVRASAYAPVSDDPSARLELQKFVQPFVNRGYRIVTKPLKRFADGTMKGNFDVELAMDVLTMADRLDVVCLVSGDGDFRRLVELVASKGVRVEAIAFAQSTSSELKAACDEYIDLGLHLRQICGKVG; encoded by the coding sequence GTGGCCGTGCTGCCTGCCGCATCGGTGGACGCGGCGGATGCGGCCGCACTCGCGGCCCCTGCTGAGGCGCCGACGCCACGCACGCGGAGCCGCCGGCGGCAGCCCGCCGCCAGCCCCGCCGCCGAGCCTGGGATCGAGCCGCGGGCGCCGCAGCCTGACGCCGGCCCGTTCGCCGCGCCACCGGCACCAGACGACGATTGGGCAGCGGCGCCGGCGACGGACGAGGAGCTCGCGGCGATCGCCCGCGCGGCGTCCGGCCCCACAAACCTCGACGCGCCGGTCTGGCCGGAGGACGAGGATGAGCTGATCACCTGGTCGCCAGCGGATGCGCAGGTTGCGGACGACGCCTTCGTCGAGGCCGAGCCTGAGGCCAGCGAAGGCGACGCAGCCGAGGCCATTCCAGCCCGGCGGCGGCGACGGCGGGGCGGGCGTGGCCGGCGTGGCCGCGGCGGCCAGGGCGTCACCGCCGGCGGGGCGGAGCCGAACGAGCCGGCGGTCATGGAGACGGCCGTCGTCGCCGAGTCCCCGACGGAATCGCCGCCAGCCGCGCGCCCCGCCCGGGCGCCGCGCACGCGACAGCCGTCGCTGCCGGCCTATCCCGTTGAGTTTGAGCCGTTGCCGCCGCCGACCAAGCGCAAGCCGGCGCGCCGCCCAGGCGACGTGGCGGAGCCGCGTTTCAGCCGCGCCGAGATCGCCGAGTTCGAGCAGTTCGTGCGTGGCGCCCCGACCGAGACAAACGGTGCGGCCGGCGCCACCGACAGCGAGATAGCGGCGACGCCGCTCACCCCCGCCGAGCAGGAGGCCCTGCGCAGCGCGACGAAGGCGCCGCCGCGACGGACGCGGGGTACGCGTGGCCGCGCGTCCCAGTCGGCGGAGTCCGCTGCCACCAGCGGGCTGCAGGAGACGCCGGCTTTTGCGTCGCTGCCCGCCGCGCCCGAGATTGCAACGGGGGCGAGCGGCCTGGAGACGCTGCTCGCGCGGCAGAATCTGTTGCTCTATACGCTGATGGAGCGCCAGGTCGCCCTGCTGCGCAATATTGAGCGCTCTTTGATCGCCCTCGACCGCCGGCTGGCCACCGGCGCCGCCAGCGCCACTCACGAGCGCGCCGGCGTGTTCGTCGATGTGCCCAATGTGATCTACGCCGCCGAGCGGTTTGGCTGCCAGATAGACTTCACAAGGCTGCTGGATTTTCTGGTGCACGACCGTGGCCGCGAGCTGGTGCGGGCCAGCGCCTATGCTCCGGTCAGCGACGATCCCTCGGCCCGGCTGGAGCTGCAAAAGTTCGTGCAGCCCTTCGTCAACCGCGGCTACCGCATCGTTACGAAGCCGCTCAAGCGCTTCGCCGACGGCACGATGAAGGGCAACTTCGACGTCGAGCTGGCGATGGACGTGCTGACGATGGCCGACCGGCTCGATGTCGTCTGCCTCGTCTCCGGCGACGGCGACTTCCGCCGGCTGGTGGAGCTCGTGGCGAGCAAAGGCGTGCGCGTGGAGGCGATCGCCTTCGCCCAGAGCACCTCAAGCGAGCTCAAGGCGGCCTGCGACGAGTACATCGACCTCGGCCTGCACCTGCGCCAGATCTGCGGGAAGGTTGGCTGA
- a CDS encoding Mrp/NBP35 family ATP-binding protein, with the protein MPATVTKEAVLSALSQVQDPELHRDIVSLGMIQNLAIEGGDVAFKFVLTTPACPVRSDLQQAAEAAVKTLPGVAAVRVEMGASVRSQPIRPNGPKPVAGVRNVIAVASNKGGVGKSTVAVNLAIALAQAGASVGLVDADITGPNLPTMFGYEAGFMSQGNQGLHTVERYGVKLASLGFLLPKGMPVVWRGPMIGQAVRQLLHDVPWGELDYLIIDLPPGTSDASMSMAQDAAIAGAVIVSTPQDVALEDALKAVGMFEKLNVPVYGLIENMSYFLCPHCGERTEIFGHGGAREAADEIGLDFLGEVPLHASIRAGGDQGVPVIVTEPDSPQAQAFRQIAERVAARLSISGWGEA; encoded by the coding sequence GTGCCAGCCACTGTCACGAAAGAGGCGGTGCTTTCCGCCCTTTCCCAGGTTCAAGATCCCGAGCTGCACCGCGATATCGTCTCCCTCGGCATGATCCAGAACCTCGCGATCGAAGGCGGCGACGTCGCCTTTAAGTTTGTGCTCACCACACCCGCCTGCCCCGTGCGCAGCGATTTGCAGCAGGCCGCCGAGGCCGCGGTGAAGACGCTTCCCGGTGTCGCCGCCGTGCGCGTCGAGATGGGCGCAAGCGTGCGCAGCCAACCGATTCGCCCCAACGGGCCGAAGCCGGTGGCGGGCGTGCGCAACGTGATCGCCGTCGCCAGCAACAAGGGCGGCGTCGGCAAGTCCACCGTGGCCGTCAACCTGGCGATCGCGCTGGCGCAGGCCGGCGCCAGCGTCGGCCTCGTGGATGCCGACATCACCGGCCCGAACCTGCCCACGATGTTCGGCTACGAGGCCGGCTTCATGTCGCAGGGCAACCAGGGCCTGCACACCGTGGAAAGGTACGGCGTCAAGCTCGCCTCGCTGGGTTTCCTCTTGCCGAAAGGGATGCCCGTCGTCTGGCGCGGGCCGATGATCGGCCAGGCGGTGCGGCAACTGCTGCACGACGTGCCCTGGGGCGAGCTGGACTACCTCATCATCGACCTGCCGCCCGGCACCAGCGATGCCTCGATGAGCATGGCGCAAGACGCCGCCATCGCCGGCGCCGTGATCGTCAGCACGCCGCAGGACGTGGCGCTGGAGGACGCGCTGAAGGCCGTGGGCATGTTCGAGAAGCTGAACGTGCCGGTCTACGGCCTGATCGAGAACATGAGCTACTTCCTCTGCCCCCACTGCGGCGAGCGCACGGAGATCTTCGGTCATGGCGGCGCCCGCGAGGCAGCGGACGAGATCGGCCTCGACTTCCTGGGCGAGGTGCCGCTGCACGCCAGCATCCGCGCAGGCGGCGACCAGGGCGTTCCAGTGATCGTTACGGAGCCGGACTCGCCACAGGCGCAGGCGTTCCGCCAGATCGCGGAGCGCGTCGCTGCCCGGCTGAGCATTAGTGGATGGGGGGAAGCGTGA
- a CDS encoding winged helix-turn-helix transcriptional regulator produces MRVPPRAARACASLMDPCNGVRQRMHSTKSQILAALKRQGGCSVDELAAALGLAPMTVRQHLATLERDALVGSTEERQRLGRPHFVYTLTEKGEGSFHQHYDRIALQLLDEVGRLDSAEIAGLSAEEKTALLFDKLADRFIARHAAQLERLPLSQRVAAVAELLHAESGFAEWAATERGFEIRDYNCFYRKLNGEDGAPCRWHERVLSGLLACAVHCEGGGPRAAHLCRFAVAKAETQPFNGAHPLATESFAGYPAAHGEAAAS; encoded by the coding sequence ATGCGGGTTCCGCCGCGCGCCGCGCGCGCCTGTGCGAGCCTCATGGATCCGTGTAACGGAGTCCGGCAGCGGATGCACTCCACCAAAAGCCAAATCCTCGCGGCGCTGAAGCGCCAGGGCGGCTGCAGCGTCGATGAATTGGCCGCTGCCCTGGGCCTGGCGCCGATGACGGTACGTCAACACCTGGCAACGCTCGAACGCGACGCGCTGGTAGGCTCAACCGAAGAACGGCAGCGTCTCGGACGCCCGCATTTCGTCTATACGCTCACCGAGAAAGGCGAAGGTAGTTTCCATCAGCATTACGACCGGATCGCCCTCCAGCTCCTCGACGAAGTAGGCCGGCTCGACTCCGCGGAGATCGCCGGCCTTTCTGCTGAGGAGAAGACGGCACTGCTCTTCGATAAGCTGGCCGACCGCTTCATCGCCCGCCACGCGGCGCAGCTCGAACGGCTGCCACTGAGCCAGCGCGTGGCGGCGGTGGCCGAGTTGCTGCACGCCGAGAGCGGCTTTGCCGAATGGGCGGCGACGGAGCGCGGCTTCGAGATCCGCGACTATAACTGTTTCTACCGCAAGTTGAACGGCGAGGACGGCGCCCCCTGTCGCTGGCACGAACGTGTGTTGAGCGGTTTGCTGGCCTGTGCCGTGCACTGCGAGGGCGGTGGCCCGCGCGCCGCGCACCTCTGCCGCTTTGCGGTGGCGAAGGCGGAGACGCAGCCGTTCAACGGCGCGCACCCCCTGGCCACGGAGTCCTTTGCGGGGTATCCGGCCGCGCACGGAGAAGCCGCGGCAAGCTAG
- a CDS encoding dihydroorotate dehydrogenase — translation MIPPAIGGRRGTTLELASPVMIASGCFGRGLGAQQRRWLRDVGALVTHSLTLEPRSHGANPVIDEATGGVLYTSGLPNRGLARELATGAETWAAAGLPVVVSIAASDVRGLATMAADLDGIAGVAAIELNLPAGAEDVGALADAVAGVAAVTLLPLIVKLEAVPVSLTAAQRALAAGADAICVASGWRAWQAGMPGSVKLTGPATMPLTLLLVSELFEAGIEPLIACGGVDSAAAARAYLEAGACAVQIGSALLRDPTTATRIAAELRDDRRVLTPAEAGR, via the coding sequence GTGATCCCACCGGCGATCGGCGGCCGTCGGGGCACGACGCTTGAACTGGCCTCGCCGGTGATGATCGCATCGGGCTGCTTCGGCCGCGGCCTCGGTGCCCAGCAGCGCCGATGGCTGCGGGACGTGGGCGCACTGGTGACGCACTCGTTGACACTGGAGCCACGCAGCCACGGCGCTAACCCGGTGATCGACGAAGCGACCGGCGGCGTGCTCTACACCAGCGGCCTGCCAAACCGCGGACTCGCGCGCGAGCTGGCGACCGGCGCCGAGACCTGGGCGGCCGCTGGGCTCCCGGTTGTCGTCAGCATCGCCGCTTCGGATGTCCGTGGGCTCGCGACGATGGCCGCTGATCTCGACGGCATCGCGGGCGTTGCCGCCATTGAACTCAACTTGCCCGCGGGTGCTGAGGATGTCGGCGCGCTGGCCGATGCGGTGGCCGGGGTGGCCGCGGTCACCCTGCTGCCGCTGATCGTGAAACTTGAGGCAGTTCCGGTTTCGCTGACGGCTGCGCAGCGGGCGCTGGCCGCCGGGGCGGACGCGATTTGTGTTGCCTCCGGCTGGCGGGCCTGGCAGGCGGGCATGCCGGGGAGTGTGAAGCTCACGGGGCCGGCGACCATGCCGCTAACGCTGCTGCTGGTCTCTGAGCTGTTCGAGGCCGGTATCGAGCCGCTGATCGCCTGCGGCGGCGTGGATTCGGCGGCCGCGGCGCGGGCGTACCTGGAGGCGGGCGCGTGCGCCGTGCAGATCGGCAGCGCCCTGCTGCGTGACCCCACGACGGCAACACGCATCGCCGCCGAACTTCGTGACGACCGGCGCGTCTTGACCCCTGCCGAAGCTGGGCGATAG
- a CDS encoding cytidylate kinase-like family protein, which translates to MHEPVITISRQRGSGADEVAALVAQKLSIPLYDQQVISRAAAEAGVSESAMADAERSQGFLSRMLESLGRYAGMGVEGSVPIDFSSVSMLYTSADFRAVIEQVLRNIADSGPGVIIGHGGAQVALRRRPDVLHVFIHAPFENRIKRMMALRNLDRDGAKRDVEQTDRERTEFFKNNYNVNWYDLRLYDLVINSGGREYDDVADEIVMIARRLPERTPAETPDHPLRHA; encoded by the coding sequence ATGCACGAGCCCGTGATCACCATTTCCCGGCAACGCGGCAGCGGCGCCGACGAAGTCGCGGCGCTGGTTGCCCAAAAGCTCTCAATCCCGCTCTACGATCAGCAGGTGATTTCGCGCGCCGCCGCCGAGGCGGGCGTCTCCGAGTCCGCGATGGCGGACGCGGAGCGCAGCCAGGGCTTTCTCAGCCGCATGCTGGAAAGCCTCGGGCGCTACGCCGGCATGGGCGTCGAAGGCTCGGTGCCGATCGACTTCTCCTCAGTGTCGATGCTCTATACCTCGGCCGACTTCCGCGCGGTGATCGAGCAGGTGCTGCGCAACATCGCGGACTCGGGACCGGGCGTGATCATCGGACACGGCGGCGCCCAGGTCGCGCTGCGCCGGCGCCCGGATGTCTTGCACGTCTTCATCCACGCGCCGTTCGAAAACCGCATCAAGCGCATGATGGCGCTGCGCAACCTCGACCGCGACGGGGCGAAGCGCGATGTCGAGCAGACCGACCGCGAGCGCACGGAGTTCTTCAAGAACAACTACAATGTCAACTGGTACGATCTGCGCCTCTACGACCTGGTGATCAACTCCGGCGGGCGCGAGTACGACGACGTGGCTGACGAGATCGTGATGATTGCGCGCCGCCTGCCCGAACGCACCCCGGCCGAAACCCCAGACCACCCGCTGCGCCACGCATGA
- a CDS encoding redoxin domain-containing protein, producing MSVQIGDPAPEFTLNDGKGGKVALADFRGKQPVVLAFYPLAFTGGUTNEFSGFAEVQDDLSAAGAQVLGISVDSFASANHFCEHMDLKFPLLGDWPRHEVGTTYGVFLEERGIHSRVTFVVDKAGIVRARIDERDPLKHAPMALEAVKSLATT from the coding sequence ATGTCGGTTCAGATTGGCGATCCGGCGCCCGAATTCACGCTCAACGACGGCAAGGGCGGAAAAGTCGCGCTCGCCGATTTTCGCGGCAAGCAGCCCGTGGTGCTGGCCTTCTATCCGCTGGCCTTCACCGGCGGCTGAACGAACGAGTTTTCAGGCTTCGCCGAGGTCCAGGACGACCTCAGCGCGGCCGGTGCCCAGGTGCTGGGCATTAGTGTGGACAGCTTCGCCTCCGCAAACCACTTCTGCGAGCATATGGACCTGAAGTTCCCGCTGCTGGGCGATTGGCCCCGCCATGAGGTGGGAACGACCTACGGCGTCTTCCTGGAAGAACGCGGCATCCATAGCCGTGTTACCTTCGTGGTCGACAAGGCCGGCATCGTGCGCGCCCGGATCGACGAGCGCGATCCGCTCAAGCACGCGCCGATGGCCCTGGAGGCGGTCAAGTCGTTGGCGACGACCTGA
- a CDS encoding peptidoglycan DD-metalloendopeptidase family protein: MRTSALIAFGGPRARISLPNGASLAPAADAPPLVTALLAADLWQAANAVYETRLLAAPAATSAATPSAAAGPNVEQLLQAQIRLTQAQLAYQAITQAASDAQLAVARDAVAAARAQVLAAQQAVQAANTATVTPTPPPAPVPTEADLQAAQRDVNAALSAFQRVQHAYTDDQIAAARTDLSNARQALAAAQAITATPAASATPAPAAASTPAAASPTPPVTASDAPAPIFSSGSAAPVIAAGPDAGTSGAGVVADRGAGYEQPPAAGATDSAGAILTPQSSAANASGSATPAATPTTVPTAARTAPAVATSSPAPNLAEIQQWAAHAQQTLDRLTAPPDPAALQRAADQVAAAQGRLSSLQAALAAARAATATPEPTPNAAPEGATGDAAAALSPEQQLMQAQTQYAAAQQRLLALSQPADPAAVAAARQELSAAQQAWQALLAQANPTLVAQVNADPQGALLRAASSGAASNWPDAVPFAWPARGPISSLFGPAHPLGIDIAQSAGLPVTAAASGVVSFSGGDPCCDYGYYVDISHSGGYTTRYGHLLVPSYLKPGDHVRQGQIIGLSGSTGLSTGPHLHFEIRLNGVPLDPLRLLAGALPQPLSR; this comes from the coding sequence GTGCGAACGTCCGCGCTGATCGCCTTCGGCGGCCCGCGCGCACGCATCAGTCTGCCCAACGGCGCCTCGCTTGCTCCCGCGGCAGACGCGCCGCCGTTGGTCACCGCGCTGCTCGCGGCCGACCTCTGGCAGGCGGCGAATGCGGTCTACGAGACGCGCTTGCTCGCGGCGCCCGCCGCGACAAGCGCTGCCACGCCTTCGGCCGCCGCCGGCCCCAACGTGGAGCAGTTGCTGCAGGCGCAGATCCGCCTGACGCAGGCGCAGCTCGCCTACCAGGCGATCACACAAGCCGCGAGCGATGCGCAACTCGCCGTGGCCAGAGACGCCGTGGCCGCCGCCCGGGCGCAGGTGCTGGCGGCCCAGCAAGCGGTGCAGGCGGCGAACACCGCCACCGTCACACCGACGCCGCCACCCGCGCCCGTGCCGACGGAGGCCGATCTCCAGGCCGCTCAGCGCGACGTGAACGCGGCGTTGAGCGCCTTCCAGCGGGTGCAGCATGCCTACACCGACGACCAGATCGCGGCCGCACGAACGGATCTGAGCAACGCGCGGCAGGCGCTGGCGGCAGCGCAAGCCATCACGGCCACGCCGGCTGCGAGCGCCACGCCGGCCCCCGCCGCAGCATCTACACCAGCCGCCGCCTCGCCCACGCCGCCCGTGACTGCAAGCGACGCACCGGCGCCGATCTTCTCGTCGGGCAGCGCGGCGCCGGTCATTGCGGCCGGCCCCGATGCGGGCACATCGGGCGCTGGCGTCGTTGCCGATCGCGGCGCAGGTTACGAACAGCCGCCGGCGGCCGGCGCCACGGATAGCGCCGGCGCGATCCTCACGCCGCAGAGTTCCGCGGCAAATGCGTCGGGCAGCGCCACGCCGGCGGCCACGCCCACCACCGTACCCACCGCCGCGCGGACCGCGCCAGCGGTGGCGACCAGCTCCCCGGCCCCAAATCTGGCTGAGATTCAGCAGTGGGCGGCGCATGCGCAGCAGACGCTTGATCGCCTGACCGCCCCGCCCGATCCTGCCGCGCTGCAGCGGGCCGCTGACCAGGTGGCCGCGGCGCAGGGCCGTCTCAGCTCGCTGCAGGCCGCGCTGGCAGCGGCACGGGCGGCGACGGCCACGCCAGAGCCGACGCCCAACGCCGCCCCCGAGGGTGCGACAGGCGACGCCGCGGCGGCGCTCTCGCCCGAGCAGCAGCTCATGCAGGCACAGACGCAGTACGCGGCGGCGCAGCAGCGGCTCCTGGCGCTGAGCCAGCCGGCCGATCCGGCGGCGGTGGCGGCGGCGCGGCAGGAGCTAAGCGCCGCGCAGCAGGCCTGGCAGGCGCTGCTGGCGCAAGCCAACCCGACGCTGGTCGCGCAGGTCAACGCCGACCCGCAGGGCGCCCTCCTGCGCGCCGCGAGCAGCGGCGCCGCGAGCAACTGGCCGGACGCCGTGCCCTTCGCCTGGCCGGCGCGCGGGCCGATCTCGAGCCTCTTCGGCCCGGCGCACCCGCTCGGCATCGACATAGCGCAGAGCGCCGGTCTGCCCGTCACGGCCGCGGCCTCGGGCGTCGTCAGCTTCAGCGGCGGCGATCCCTGCTGCGACTACGGCTATTACGTGGACATCAGCCATTCGGGCGGTTACACGACCCGCTACGGGCATCTGCTCGTGCCGTCATATCTGAAGCCGGGCGACCACGTGCGCCAGGGGCAGATCATCGGCCTCAGCGGCTCGACCGGGCTGAGCACCGGCCCGCACCTGCACTTCGAGATTCGGCTCAACGGCGTGCCGCTCGATCCGCTGCGCTTGCTGGCCGGCGCCCTGCCGCAGCCGCTCTCACGGTAG